One genomic segment of Chitinophaga sancti includes these proteins:
- a CDS encoding class I SAM-dependent methyltransferase: MRLIIKKILKRTALPLYLKFRGICYRGTNVTCPCCNHSFTRFLPLGVDRRPGQCPRCRSNERDRALWLYLHRHPGFIAPGKKLLHVGPETIFYNYFTKIKGLQYTPADKFARMFESTYPADTIYLDITNMPEIPDNTYDVILCSHVLEYIHDDERAMRELRRVLKPNGTALIQVPVRHGMKSTYQDDSITSPAQRAIAFGDPGHIRFYGEDYADKLALQGFKPDFIPFTTLFTAEEIRRYGLVKNDEFQLTCKGELYQQLAGVPLLLLSMLA; encoded by the coding sequence ATGCGTCTGATTATTAAAAAAATCCTGAAAAGGACAGCTTTACCGCTGTACCTGAAATTCCGCGGCATCTGCTATCGTGGCACAAATGTAACCTGCCCTTGCTGCAATCATTCGTTCACTCGTTTTCTCCCTCTCGGCGTTGACAGACGCCCGGGACAATGTCCGCGTTGCCGCTCCAATGAACGCGATCGCGCACTCTGGCTCTACCTGCATCGACATCCGGGATTTATTGCGCCTGGTAAGAAATTGCTTCATGTTGGTCCTGAAACAATTTTCTACAATTATTTCACAAAGATCAAAGGGCTACAATACACGCCGGCAGACAAATTCGCCCGGATGTTTGAAAGCACTTACCCTGCAGACACTATCTATCTGGACATCACAAACATGCCCGAAATTCCCGACAATACGTATGATGTGATCCTCTGTAGCCACGTGCTGGAATATATTCACGACGATGAACGGGCCATGCGCGAACTACGCCGGGTACTCAAACCCAATGGTACTGCACTCATCCAGGTGCCAGTCAGACATGGTATGAAATCTACCTACCAGGATGATTCCATTACCTCTCCCGCACAGAGAGCTATCGCATTCGGAGATCCGGGGCATATCCGGTTCTATGGAGAAGACTATGCCGACAAACTGGCTTTACAGGGCTTTAAACCTGATTTCATTCCTTTTACAACACTGTTCACAGCAGAAGAGATCAGGCGTTATGGCCTTGTGAAAAATGATGAATTTCAACTGACCTGCAAAGGGGAATTGTACCAACAACTCGCCGGTGTACCCTTATTGCTGCTTTCTATGCTCGCCTGA
- a CDS encoding DUF1028 domain-containing protein produces MRTIIFLLLTIPGFGQNLPALLLNKDINATFSITAYDPAAAEWGIAVATNNIYVGNSTIYIEPGVGAFSVIAETEPAYGINGLAQLKKMPLKEAIEYTSAHDEDAGLRQVAGIDKEGNTYAYVGKELNYWKGIAGAKSGKNYVVIGNQLAAGVLDSMGSVFERTKGTLAERLLAALVAGQQAGGMITGKQSAALMVKGTHNEWYNQIDVRVDHSLTPFEDLSRLLSFHYGRIRLNQAIFQLKKGNMGKGIALLEQATTMLEGWKGMQSKIAMANILAGREAQAAKILEGVNKEYIPAFYCLKNYIDIDTAQFDSKDWNSAVAMLIQLKRNEEAVRVAKDVVIKYPADSYSWYLLGKAYKDEGKMKEGNKCFERAVNLDKDNVEALAALNNN; encoded by the coding sequence ATGAGAACTATAATTTTCCTTTTGTTGACCATCCCTGGATTCGGACAAAATTTGCCGGCTCTCTTACTAAATAAGGATATCAATGCCACCTTTTCAATTACGGCCTATGATCCTGCTGCTGCGGAGTGGGGAATTGCGGTGGCCACGAATAATATTTATGTGGGAAATTCCACTATTTATATTGAGCCGGGAGTGGGCGCGTTTTCTGTGATTGCGGAGACGGAACCGGCATATGGTATAAATGGATTGGCGCAGTTGAAAAAAATGCCATTAAAAGAAGCTATTGAATATACAAGCGCACATGATGAAGATGCCGGATTGAGACAGGTGGCCGGGATTGATAAAGAAGGAAATACTTATGCATATGTTGGAAAAGAATTGAATTACTGGAAAGGAATAGCGGGTGCAAAAAGCGGTAAGAACTATGTAGTAATAGGTAATCAACTGGCAGCCGGTGTGCTGGATAGTATGGGCAGCGTATTTGAACGGACTAAAGGCACCCTGGCAGAACGTCTGTTGGCAGCATTAGTGGCAGGACAACAGGCGGGTGGTATGATCACCGGCAAACAATCTGCGGCGTTGATGGTAAAAGGCACGCACAATGAATGGTACAACCAGATAGATGTAAGAGTTGATCATTCATTGACTCCTTTTGAAGACCTGAGCAGGTTATTGAGTTTTCATTATGGGAGGATCAGGTTGAATCAGGCCATCTTTCAATTGAAAAAAGGGAATATGGGAAAAGGAATCGCATTGCTGGAACAGGCCACTACAATGCTGGAAGGATGGAAAGGGATGCAGTCCAAAATAGCCATGGCGAATATACTGGCAGGTAGAGAAGCGCAGGCAGCTAAAATTTTAGAAGGCGTAAATAAAGAATATATCCCCGCTTTTTACTGCCTGAAAAATTATATTGATATAGATACAGCCCAATTTGATAGTAAAGATTGGAACAGTGCAGTAGCAATGTTGATACAATTAAAACGGAATGAAGAGGCAGTGCGTGTAGCAAAAGATGTAGTAATAAAATACCCGGCCGATTCTTATAGCTGGTATTTGTTAGGAAAGGCATACAAAGATGAAGGCAAAATGAAAGAAGGGAATAAATGTTTTGAAAGAGCTGTGAACCTGGATAAAGATAATGTTGAAGCACTTGCCGCATTAAATAACAATTAG
- a CDS encoding 6-carboxytetrahydropterin synthase: MLQITKIFNFETAHALHGYAGKCRNLHGHSYKLHVTVSSKTPEEGYLGGTGILMDFKDLKKLVNEKVVDKFDHRLILSKAYLAANPNLGELENLEIWDIEPSAENIILYIKQELQGGFPEDVELVKLVLYETSDSYAEWIK; the protein is encoded by the coding sequence GTGTTGCAAATCACTAAAATATTCAACTTCGAAACGGCACATGCACTGCATGGATACGCCGGTAAATGCAGGAACTTACACGGGCATTCCTATAAGCTGCATGTAACTGTCAGCAGTAAAACACCTGAAGAAGGATACCTGGGGGGCACGGGAATTTTGATGGACTTTAAAGACCTGAAAAAACTGGTGAATGAAAAAGTGGTTGATAAATTCGATCACCGCCTTATTCTGTCCAAAGCTTACCTGGCAGCAAATCCGAATTTGGGAGAGCTGGAAAACCTCGAAATCTGGGACATCGAACCATCCGCAGAAAACATTATCCTGTATATCAAACAGGAACTGCAAGGTGGGTTCCCCGAAGATGTAGAGTTAGTTAAACTGGTTTTGTACGAAACCAGCGATTCTTACGCCGAATGGATCAAGTAA
- a CDS encoding sensor histidine kinase: protein MSPDLIHFIFTYKIHTISTKLTKEERWPLFRAALTTSPVIAMLLVTPVYLVRNVNISHMWLAFPGASVGIFITWLFHILLIGRTRLHKTRFFISTFFMISITTITYFVSRRHNLNIFISETSFFLYRVVNIIAVNSMIYIISVVILLNRTKKKLDIENEHLKFANLQSRYELLVNQLNPHFLFNAIGTAKALIRKDPAIADEYLVKLSSFLRLGLENKRFDTITVAEELALCKDYISLQQMRFGSALQFDVQIDKKFSDYYVPYFAILILVENAVKHNAMTEEEPLRISVTNNDTMLQVTNNIQPRFLLDASSKTGLQNLKERYRLLYNEPITVDNDGETFSVSIKMIRK, encoded by the coding sequence TTGTCCCCGGACTTAATTCATTTTATCTTCACATATAAAATTCACACTATTAGTACTAAACTTACCAAAGAAGAACGCTGGCCCTTATTCCGCGCGGCGCTTACCACCTCCCCGGTCATTGCGATGCTGCTGGTGACCCCCGTATACCTGGTCAGAAATGTGAATATCAGTCATATGTGGCTCGCCTTTCCCGGCGCCTCTGTCGGCATTTTTATCACCTGGCTGTTTCATATTCTGCTCATCGGAAGAACACGCCTGCATAAAACCCGTTTTTTCATTTCTACATTCTTCATGATCTCCATTACAACTATTACCTATTTCGTAAGCAGGAGACATAACCTGAACATATTTATATCCGAAACTTCTTTTTTCCTTTACAGGGTAGTAAATATCATTGCTGTCAATTCCATGATATATATTATTTCCGTAGTTATATTATTAAACAGGACCAAAAAGAAACTGGACATTGAAAATGAACACCTGAAATTCGCTAACCTCCAATCCCGGTACGAACTACTGGTCAACCAGCTGAATCCACACTTTCTTTTTAATGCCATTGGTACTGCCAAAGCCCTGATCCGGAAGGATCCCGCTATCGCAGATGAATACCTGGTGAAATTATCCAGTTTTCTGCGGCTGGGGTTAGAGAATAAACGATTTGATACCATCACTGTAGCAGAAGAACTGGCCCTCTGTAAGGACTATATCTCCCTGCAACAGATGAGGTTCGGTTCCGCCTTACAATTCGATGTACAGATTGATAAAAAATTCTCTGACTATTATGTACCTTACTTCGCCATCCTTATTCTCGTGGAAAATGCAGTGAAACATAATGCCATGACAGAGGAAGAACCACTGAGAATATCTGTTACCAATAATGATACTATGCTACAGGTAACTAATAATATACAACCACGATTCCTGCTGGATGCGTCTTCCAAAACAGGGCTGCAAAACCTGAAAGAAAGATACCGCCTCCTGTATAATGAACCCATCACTGTCGATAACGACGGAGAAACATTTAGTGTAAGTATAAAAATGATTCGCAAATGA
- a CDS encoding LytTR family DNA-binding domain-containing protein, which translates to MNVVIIEDEKNLAEELLHYILIARKEWNVVKILPSVKQAVAWFETNTCQLVFSDIQLGDGLSFEIFHQLKLNVPVIFCTAFNEYAIQAFKNNGIDYILKPYGQRLINDAIAHYESLRQGISPDYHTLIQLLQKPTATSRLLVSLRDKIIPIKTEDIALFYIQHGQVSLIDFEQHKYIISQPLDDLEATVGPGFYRADRQHLVNRKAIRDVSQSLGRKLLLNLLVEYNEAVTIRKEKATEFLEWLIKD; encoded by the coding sequence ATGAATGTAGTGATCATTGAAGATGAAAAGAACCTGGCAGAAGAATTACTGCATTATATTCTCATCGCACGTAAAGAATGGAACGTCGTAAAAATACTCCCTTCTGTAAAACAAGCCGTGGCCTGGTTTGAAACCAATACCTGCCAGCTGGTCTTCAGTGATATTCAACTAGGTGACGGTCTGAGTTTTGAAATCTTTCATCAGTTAAAACTCAATGTCCCCGTCATCTTTTGCACCGCCTTTAATGAATACGCCATCCAGGCTTTTAAAAATAATGGAATTGATTATATCCTGAAGCCTTATGGACAGCGCCTGATCAATGATGCCATTGCGCATTATGAAAGTCTGCGCCAGGGTATTTCTCCGGATTATCACACCCTTATTCAATTACTGCAAAAGCCTACCGCTACCTCCCGGCTGCTGGTGAGTTTGCGGGATAAGATCATTCCCATCAAAACGGAAGATATCGCCCTTTTTTATATCCAGCATGGCCAGGTATCCCTCATTGATTTTGAACAACATAAATATATTATCAGTCAGCCGCTGGATGACCTGGAAGCAACTGTAGGACCCGGCTTTTACCGGGCAGACAGGCAGCACCTGGTGAACAGAAAGGCCATCCGGGATGTTTCTCAATCTTTGGGCAGGAAGCTATTATTGAATCTCCTCGTGGAATACAATGAAGCGGTAACGATCAGGAAAGAGAAGGCGACAGAGTTCCTGGAATGGCTCATAAAAGACTAA
- a CDS encoding TolC family protein: MRRILIIFLISCSLTAGAQSTLSFRSLNEVFVYADAHSVTFKNATQQVLMNKYQTLAAKLDKWKIKGDANLTSTDNTKLGVTFIPAEIFGGPSGTYRQVTFGQQYVTSANFAPQIDILNPFSMAQVRTARASEQVTNATNLLNKKSLYESVAGAYYNILSYQWQIKVTKKSLDNADTLTTIMVNKQQEGIARQQDVNNAKANQLSIQDKLQQLEVNLEEQYSSLKLLCDIDSSTPISIEETADQGNFDASLTATGYLTQLQSEWQLKYQEADLRANKRWFLPTVTLFSSLGWQQNTNNHPFDGSRWINSNYIGVKVAIPLIPDVGKVAAVRYDRINVAVAKNNFEHAARQDSVNNQQLQLEYQKAFKSARLAGEIAALKEDSYYKNLNIYKEGILSATDLFTAFNDWLNNSLNAVSQQANSDYAKSKIMINNIVK, from the coding sequence ATGCGCCGGATTTTAATCATTTTTCTCATTAGTTGTAGCCTGACAGCAGGAGCCCAGAGCACACTATCCTTTCGCTCGCTCAATGAAGTCTTTGTATACGCTGATGCGCATAGCGTCACTTTCAAAAATGCCACCCAACAGGTGCTGATGAATAAATACCAGACCCTGGCGGCAAAACTTGACAAATGGAAGATCAAGGGCGATGCAAATCTCACCAGCACCGACAATACCAAACTAGGTGTCACCTTTATTCCTGCAGAAATATTTGGGGGGCCTTCGGGTACCTACAGACAGGTGACCTTTGGACAACAATATGTAACCAGCGCTAACTTTGCACCGCAGATAGACATCCTCAATCCCTTTTCCATGGCACAGGTCAGAACGGCCCGTGCCAGCGAACAGGTGACAAATGCCACGAACCTGCTCAATAAGAAAAGCCTGTACGAAAGTGTGGCCGGTGCTTATTATAACATCCTGTCTTATCAATGGCAGATCAAGGTGACGAAGAAAAGTCTTGATAATGCAGATACGCTCACTACCATCATGGTGAACAAACAACAGGAGGGTATCGCCAGGCAGCAGGATGTGAACAATGCAAAAGCAAACCAGCTATCCATACAGGATAAACTGCAACAACTGGAAGTGAACCTGGAAGAACAATACAGCAGCCTGAAACTACTCTGTGATATTGATTCTAGTACCCCCATCTCTATTGAGGAAACCGCTGACCAGGGTAATTTCGATGCGAGCCTTACCGCTACAGGTTACCTCACCCAGTTACAATCTGAGTGGCAGTTAAAATATCAGGAAGCAGACCTCCGTGCCAATAAACGCTGGTTCCTCCCTACGGTGACCCTCTTCAGTAGCCTGGGATGGCAGCAGAATACCAATAACCATCCTTTTGATGGCAGCAGATGGATCAACAGCAACTATATAGGCGTTAAAGTCGCGATTCCGCTTATACCGGATGTAGGCAAGGTGGCAGCTGTACGCTATGATCGTATCAATGTTGCTGTAGCGAAGAATAATTTTGAACATGCAGCCCGTCAGGATAGTGTGAACAACCAGCAATTGCAGCTCGAATATCAGAAGGCTTTCAAAAGCGCCCGGCTGGCGGGTGAAATCGCCGCGCTAAAAGAAGATTCCTACTACAAAAACCTGAATATCTATAAAGAAGGGATTCTCTCTGCCACGGACCTGTTCACCGCCTTTAACGACTGGTTGAACAATAGTCTGAATGCTGTATCCCAACAGGCTAACAGCGACTATGCAAAATCAAAGATCATGATTAATAATATTGTCAAATGA
- a CDS encoding efflux RND transporter periplasmic adaptor subunit — translation MNIQQTIGIFTACLIFSACGQKTAPVKPVHKDLTEMVFASGVLEADDQNNLTAQTDGYLIKLDFKEGDMVNAGQLLAVIDNSQNIINAQSAGALHNIARENTLPTAPALQQISANITAAREKLRLDQLQADRYKRLMESNSVSKLEYENTQLTLATSKANLKALEDQYNTQLVTARQQEVTQRSMSDVNQVIKEQNQIKAVISGQIYEKKKQLGDYVRKGDVIAVIANPQLIYARLNVDETNMAKVKVGEEAAIQLNTNKGHIYKGTVHEILPAFETSSQSFIVKAYFTDSLDFRITGTQLEANIIVGEKKNALVIPRSYLSYGNKVTLKGKGAIVVQTGIISNDWVEVTSGLTENDELVPEKK, via the coding sequence ATGAACATACAGCAAACTATTGGGATCTTCACTGCATGCCTGATCTTTTCTGCCTGTGGTCAGAAAACGGCGCCTGTCAAACCTGTGCACAAAGACCTGACTGAAATGGTATTTGCCTCCGGTGTGCTCGAAGCCGATGATCAGAACAACCTGACTGCACAAACAGATGGTTACCTCATCAAACTGGATTTTAAAGAAGGAGACATGGTCAATGCCGGTCAGCTACTGGCAGTAATTGACAACAGCCAGAACATCATCAATGCACAAAGCGCCGGCGCTCTCCACAACATTGCAAGAGAGAATACCCTGCCTACAGCGCCTGCTTTGCAACAGATCAGTGCCAATATCACTGCTGCCAGAGAAAAACTCCGCCTGGATCAGTTGCAGGCAGACAGGTACAAACGTCTCATGGAAAGCAACAGTGTATCTAAACTGGAATATGAAAATACCCAGCTCACCCTCGCTACTTCTAAGGCCAACCTGAAAGCACTGGAAGACCAGTATAATACACAACTGGTAACTGCGAGACAACAGGAAGTAACACAGCGCTCCATGAGTGACGTGAACCAGGTGATTAAGGAACAGAACCAGATCAAAGCGGTGATCAGCGGACAGATATACGAGAAGAAAAAACAACTGGGCGATTATGTACGTAAAGGTGATGTGATCGCCGTGATCGCGAACCCACAGCTCATATATGCCCGCCTGAATGTGGACGAAACCAATATGGCAAAAGTAAAAGTAGGTGAAGAAGCCGCCATCCAGTTGAATACCAACAAAGGACATATTTACAAAGGCACTGTGCATGAGATCCTGCCAGCTTTTGAAACTTCCAGCCAGTCATTCATCGTAAAGGCATACTTTACAGACAGTCTTGATTTCAGGATCACCGGCACACAACTGGAAGCCAACATCATTGTCGGCGAAAAGAAAAATGCACTGGTCATACCACGTAGCTATTTATCTTATGGCAATAAGGTAACGCTGAAAGGGAAAGGAGCAATCGTAGTTCAGACCGGCATTATATCCAACGACTGGGTAGAAGTGACCAGCGGTCTTACAGAAAATGATGAACTGGTACCAGAAAAAAAATAA
- a CDS encoding ABC transporter permease, which yields MRYRHNINSEISMTYIVTKKKLTLVAALGVTIGIAIYIFMNSMMVGFDKKSTELVFRSTAHIRVYKDEVMSLPLLPEKGNNIPVIINPSVVPESDKIVDPEKIISLLRQQPDVTMVTPQVTVSVFYNNGKSQITGSSYGVRIAEADKMFNIATTVVEGSIQDLKNTPNGILLGVGIAAKMSVRPGDNITITSSRNVTKVMKVVGLFQSNNSQVDKTKSYINISAAQQLLQEGADYVSDINVSVTNPDNAPNYSAKFSDLTGYKAEDWKAANATLVAASNMRRIMITVIALSILLVAGFGIYNILNMTITQKINDIAILKAMGFRGRDVVRIFVQQAMIIGMIGILIGVLLAALLVFQLSRTYVGGDIGYFPIRFEWSVFFRGLIFGLIVTLGAGYIPAKKAANVDPVSIFRR from the coding sequence ATGAGATACCGTCATAATATCAACTCTGAAATATCCATGACCTACATCGTCACCAAGAAAAAGTTGACGTTGGTAGCGGCATTGGGGGTGACGATCGGGATTGCGATCTACATCTTCATGAACTCGATGATGGTGGGATTTGATAAGAAATCGACAGAGCTGGTATTCAGAAGTACTGCACATATCCGGGTGTATAAAGATGAGGTGATGAGTCTGCCTTTATTGCCAGAGAAGGGCAACAACATACCTGTGATCATAAATCCCAGCGTAGTGCCGGAGAGTGACAAGATCGTAGACCCTGAGAAAATTATATCCCTGCTAAGACAGCAACCGGATGTAACGATGGTAACACCTCAGGTCACTGTCAGTGTGTTTTACAATAACGGCAAATCCCAGATCACAGGTAGTTCCTATGGTGTAAGGATAGCAGAGGCTGATAAGATGTTCAATATTGCAACTACCGTAGTGGAAGGTTCTATCCAGGACCTGAAGAATACCCCTAATGGGATACTGCTGGGAGTAGGTATTGCAGCAAAGATGAGTGTGCGCCCGGGAGATAACATTACCATTACTTCTTCCAGGAATGTGACCAAGGTGATGAAGGTAGTGGGCCTTTTCCAGTCAAACAATTCCCAGGTCGATAAGACCAAGTCTTACATCAATATCAGCGCTGCCCAGCAACTCCTGCAGGAAGGGGCCGATTATGTAAGCGATATCAATGTTTCCGTCACTAACCCGGACAATGCCCCGAATTATTCAGCGAAGTTCTCTGACCTTACAGGGTATAAAGCAGAAGACTGGAAAGCTGCCAATGCCACACTTGTAGCGGCATCCAATATGCGCCGGATCATGATCACGGTCATTGCGCTCTCCATCCTGCTGGTGGCCGGGTTTGGTATTTACAATATCCTGAATATGACTATCACCCAGAAGATCAATGATATAGCCATTCTGAAAGCCATGGGTTTCCGGGGCAGGGATGTGGTACGCATATTTGTACAACAGGCCATGATCATTGGCATGATCGGCATTCTGATAGGTGTACTGCTGGCGGCATTGCTGGTATTCCAGTTGTCCAGGACCTATGTGGGCGGGGATATTGGTTATTTCCCTATTCGCTTTGAGTGGTCCGTATTTTTCAGGGGGCTGATATTCGGACTGATCGTGACCCTGGGTGCCGGGTATATTCCGGCAAAGAAAGCGGCAAACGTAGACCCGGTATCTATTTTCAGGCGGTAA
- a CDS encoding ABC transporter ATP-binding protein, giving the protein MQRELMLEAENIGKYFYDPVKFRVLNDISFKVYRGEFVTLVGKSGSGKSTLLYILSTMDTDYEGKLHIHGEQTTGQRQNNLAALRNEKIGFVFQFHYLLPEFSCLKNVMIPALRLGKYSRQEIEERAYQKLTLLGLQDQALKPASKLSGGQQQRVAIARALINDPLIIMGDEPTGNLDSKNSQIVFDTFKQLAHEYNQTIIAVTHDNDFAERSDRTIEMQDGAIISTAKEFGK; this is encoded by the coding sequence ATGCAAAGAGAGCTCATGCTGGAAGCAGAAAATATCGGGAAGTATTTTTATGACCCGGTAAAATTTAGGGTGCTGAATGATATTTCTTTTAAAGTTTATAGAGGAGAATTTGTAACATTGGTAGGAAAATCGGGGAGTGGAAAGTCCACTTTACTGTATATTTTGAGCACGATGGATACTGATTATGAGGGAAAATTGCACATCCACGGGGAGCAAACCACCGGCCAAAGGCAAAATAACCTGGCCGCCCTGCGGAATGAGAAGATTGGATTTGTGTTTCAGTTCCATTATCTTTTACCCGAATTTAGCTGTCTGAAGAATGTGATGATACCAGCATTGCGGTTAGGAAAGTATTCCAGGCAGGAAATAGAGGAGAGGGCTTACCAGAAACTGACCCTGCTGGGACTACAGGATCAGGCACTGAAACCCGCCTCCAAGTTATCAGGAGGCCAACAACAAAGGGTCGCTATTGCCAGGGCCCTGATCAATGATCCCCTGATTATAATGGGGGATGAGCCGACCGGAAACCTTGATTCAAAGAATTCACAGATCGTATTTGACACATTTAAACAACTGGCGCACGAATATAACCAGACGATCATAGCAGTAACGCACGACAATGATTTCGCAGAGCGCTCTGACCGTACTATTGAAATGCAGGATGGCGCAATCATTTCTACCGCGAAGGAGTTTGGAAAATAG